Proteins found in one Paenibacillus borealis genomic segment:
- a CDS encoding PTS sugar transporter subunit IIA, with product MTMDMMDEAFILIGVEGESKEDILARMAENLVKLGVVKESYIAAVIEREQAYPTGLPTGGCSVAIPHTDIEHVNRKAISIGVLKQPVRFGIMGEEEETTPVELVFMLAMDQKHSQLKLLTRLMQVIQDQSMLIALSHETSPASIKELMNAVLQFETQGGPLA from the coding sequence ATGACCATGGATATGATGGATGAAGCTTTCATTCTGATTGGTGTGGAAGGTGAATCCAAGGAGGATATTCTCGCCCGGATGGCTGAAAATCTGGTCAAGCTGGGCGTGGTGAAGGAGAGCTATATTGCTGCTGTGATCGAACGTGAGCAAGCCTATCCGACAGGTCTGCCGACAGGGGGCTGCTCCGTGGCCATTCCCCATACGGATATTGAGCATGTGAACCGCAAAGCGATCAGTATCGGTGTACTGAAGCAGCCGGTCCGCTTCGGCATCATGGGTGAGGAGGAGGAGACTACTCCTGTGGAGCTGGTGTTCATGCTGGCTATGGACCAGAAGCATTCCCAGCTGAAGCTGCTGACCCGGCTGATGCAGGTCATTCAGGATCAGAGCATGCTGATAGCCCTCAGCCATGAAACCAGTCCCGCGAGTATCAAGGAATTAATGAACGCCGTACTTCAATTCGAAACCCAGGGAGGCCCATTAGCATGA
- a CDS encoding PTS sugar transporter subunit IIB, translating to MTKKTILVACGAGIATSTVVNEALKNLCKEHKIDVNLIQCKITEVSSLADGADLLVSTTIANKEYPFPVINARAFLTGIGIEEVKQRILAELVK from the coding sequence ATGACCAAAAAAACAATTCTCGTAGCCTGCGGAGCAGGAATCGCCACCTCAACCGTTGTGAATGAAGCACTGAAGAATCTGTGCAAGGAACATAAAATTGACGTCAATCTCATCCAGTGCAAAATTACCGAGGTCTCTTCACTCGCCGACGGAGCTGATCTGCTGGTCAGCACCACCATTGCCAATAAGGAATATCCTTTTCCGGTCATCAATGCCAGAGCGTTCCTGACAGGGATCGGGATAGAGGAAGTGAAACAGAGAATCCTGGCTGAACTGGTCAAATAA
- a CDS encoding BglG family transcription antiterminator translates to MELDARSSSLLQELLTNSGIRNKDLELKYGLSRRQIEYSFGKINDWLEARYLPQIKRTKTGHFLIHKALLTALSSEQNQQAGSTYVLSEEERTNLIILMLLSKNSDLSLLHFTDALGVSKNTILSDLKNAQAIAGAFELAVTYSRVLGYSLEGKEFNKRQALINIVYRTIDMYGGETWIKELSGADSSEIAALSRKMEAVEAKLNLKFTDEKMESMPYILLLSLRRIRQGQIVEGFHIHCDELSDTKEYQAVEEILHDLQGIPTEERLFFTLHLLTTNVSSMAYLSEDTLPELTRALDEMLSLFERSACVTLQDRGQLLDKILLHLKPAYYRIKYQLTIANPLQETIGKEFKELHHLVKQSSVPLRRLIGVDIPESETTYLTMLIGGWLSRQGDSLQQKIKALVVCPKGVCVSRLLQSTLRELFREFIFFDSLSVREFHSYALEYDVVFSTVYLPTDKKLFVIKSYLDKEDKYRLRQQVMQEMSGYSPSEFNMELIMEIVGKHAVIGNSHSLRVELEEHFRPGERASGKRDYDTRMPDLNGLLTPDMIRLERRADSWQEAVRLGAEPLLRRGAITPGYVEAMIDSYDREDPYIVIGPGLAIPHADPASGVNEVSMSLLRLEEPVSYSEAYPVQVIVIIAAKDKHQHLRSLMQLMQLAGSQEAVRAVIEAGSALEIHKVAVKFSKD, encoded by the coding sequence ATGGAACTTGATGCTAGAAGCAGCTCGCTGCTGCAGGAACTGCTCACCAATTCCGGAATCAGGAACAAAGACCTGGAGCTTAAGTACGGATTAAGCCGCAGACAGATTGAATATAGCTTCGGCAAGATTAACGATTGGCTGGAAGCCCGCTACCTGCCGCAGATTAAGCGGACCAAAACCGGTCACTTCCTGATTCATAAGGCGCTTCTGACCGCTTTGTCCAGTGAGCAGAACCAGCAGGCGGGCAGTACCTATGTACTCTCCGAGGAAGAGCGGACGAATCTGATTATCCTGATGCTGCTGAGCAAGAATAGTGATCTGTCTCTACTGCATTTCACCGATGCGCTCGGGGTCAGCAAGAACACGATACTCAGCGATTTGAAGAACGCCCAAGCGATTGCCGGTGCGTTTGAGCTTGCAGTTACTTATTCGAGAGTGCTGGGATATTCGCTGGAAGGGAAGGAATTCAACAAACGCCAGGCGCTGATCAATATTGTGTACAGAACGATAGATATGTACGGCGGCGAGACTTGGATTAAAGAGCTTTCGGGGGCAGACAGCAGTGAGATCGCAGCGCTAAGCCGCAAGATGGAAGCGGTCGAAGCCAAGCTGAACCTTAAATTCACCGATGAAAAGATGGAATCCATGCCCTACATTCTGCTGTTATCCTTGCGCCGCATCCGGCAGGGACAGATTGTAGAAGGATTTCATATCCACTGTGATGAGCTTTCGGATACGAAGGAATACCAGGCCGTAGAGGAGATTCTGCATGACCTGCAAGGCATCCCGACGGAAGAAAGATTGTTCTTCACCCTGCATCTGCTGACAACGAACGTCTCCTCGATGGCCTATCTGTCGGAGGATACGCTGCCGGAGCTGACCCGGGCGCTGGATGAGATGCTCTCCTTATTCGAACGCAGCGCATGTGTGACGCTTCAGGACCGTGGACAGCTGCTGGACAAAATTCTGCTGCATCTGAAGCCTGCCTATTACCGCATCAAATACCAGCTGACGATCGCCAATCCCCTGCAGGAAACGATCGGCAAGGAATTCAAGGAGCTGCATCATCTGGTCAAACAGTCAAGTGTGCCCCTGCGCAGATTGATCGGCGTAGACATCCCGGAGAGCGAAACGACGTATCTGACGATGCTCATCGGCGGCTGGTTATCCCGGCAGGGAGACAGTCTGCAGCAGAAGATCAAGGCACTTGTGGTCTGCCCTAAGGGAGTATGTGTATCCAGGCTGCTGCAGAGCACGCTGCGCGAGCTGTTCCGGGAATTTATCTTCTTCGATTCCCTCTCGGTACGGGAGTTCCACAGCTATGCGCTGGAATATGACGTAGTGTTCTCCACGGTATATCTGCCGACAGACAAGAAGCTGTTTGTCATTAAATCTTATTTGGATAAAGAAGATAAATACCGGCTGCGCCAGCAGGTGATGCAGGAGATGAGCGGCTACAGCCCTTCTGAATTCAATATGGAGCTGATTATGGAGATTGTCGGCAAACATGCGGTGATCGGGAACAGCCACAGCCTGCGCGTGGAGCTTGAGGAGCATTTCCGGCCGGGAGAGCGGGCGTCCGGCAAGCGGGACTATGATACCCGCATGCCTGATCTAAACGGGCTGCTGACTCCGGATATGATCCGGCTGGAGCGGCGCGCGGACTCCTGGCAGGAGGCGGTCCGTCTCGGAGCGGAGCCGCTGCTCCGGCGCGGGGCTATCACGCCGGGCTACGTGGAAGCGATGATTGATTCCTATGACCGGGAGGATCCTTATATCGTGATCGGCCCGGGTCTGGCCATTCCGCATGCCGACCCGGCCAGCGGTGTCAATGAGGTCTCGATGAGTCTCCTGCGCCTGGAGGAGCCCGTAAGTTATTCGGAGGCCTATCCGGTACAGGTGATCGTCATTATTGCCGCCAAGGATAAACATCAGCATCTGCGTTCTCTGATGCAGCTGATGCAGCTTGCCGGCAGCCAGGAGGCGGTGAGGGCGGTAATTGAAGCCGGTTCCGCGCTGGAGATTCATAAGGTAGCCGTTAAATTTTCCAAAGATTAA
- a CDS encoding 2-isopropylmalate synthase yields MIIPVKKRIQIFDTTLRDGEQAPGASLTPEQKIILAGKLAELGVDVMEPGFPVSSPGDFAAVETISRKIQGVEICGFARAVKGDIDAAVRATRDAERRRIHLFISSSDIHLRHQLRKSRPEVVAAAREMTAYARQFSDVVEFTAMDAARTGIDDLIEMVEAVIEEGATIINLPDTVGYALPQEYGEMFRRVRLGARGGDKVIYSAHCHNDLGLAVANSLAAIAGGATQIEVTVNGVGERTGNCALEELVMALETRGDSIGAETGIRLEKLYDTSRMISGAMHFPIAFNKPVVGRNAFQHESGIHQDGLLKDRSTYEIMDPERLGIPRSMIILGKHSGRHALKDRAAKYGIALDPAELDALYESFKETADRQKAVSDDELLRMVSSTTGQQAQVYALGEVQVLAGSAPRRVAAVTVRHLQSGAETTHTSTGDGPLEAIIAAIGQGIAEDIRFDGLELHSLGSGGDAQAEAAVMVEWKDAKFRGTAIHHDIVMAAGIAYIAACNAALLSESAADSPDTAVNG; encoded by the coding sequence ATGATTATTCCGGTAAAGAAACGAATTCAGATTTTTGACACGACGCTGCGTGACGGAGAGCAGGCCCCCGGGGCGAGCCTTACCCCGGAACAGAAAATCATTCTGGCCGGCAAGCTGGCGGAGCTGGGCGTGGATGTCATGGAGCCGGGCTTCCCCGTATCCAGTCCGGGTGACTTTGCAGCGGTGGAGACCATTTCCCGCAAGATTCAGGGCGTGGAGATCTGCGGCTTCGCCCGCGCAGTCAAAGGGGATATCGATGCTGCTGTACGGGCGACCCGGGATGCGGAGCGGCGGCGGATTCATCTGTTCATCTCCTCCTCGGACATTCACCTGCGCCATCAGCTGCGCAAGAGCCGGCCTGAGGTGGTTGCGGCCGCACGCGAAATGACGGCGTATGCCCGCCAGTTCAGCGATGTGGTGGAATTCACCGCGATGGATGCTGCGCGGACGGGAATCGACGATCTGATCGAGATGGTTGAGGCGGTGATTGAAGAAGGCGCAACAATTATCAACCTGCCCGATACGGTAGGGTATGCGCTGCCGCAGGAATACGGGGAGATGTTCCGGCGTGTGCGGCTCGGTGCGCGGGGCGGCGACAAGGTCATCTACAGTGCCCACTGTCATAACGACCTGGGGCTGGCTGTAGCGAACAGCCTGGCGGCGATTGCCGGCGGCGCCACTCAAATCGAGGTCACCGTCAATGGTGTTGGCGAGCGTACCGGCAATTGTGCGCTGGAGGAGCTGGTTATGGCGCTGGAAACACGGGGGGATTCTATCGGTGCAGAGACAGGCATCCGGCTTGAGAAGCTGTACGATACCTCGCGTATGATCAGCGGGGCGATGCATTTCCCGATCGCCTTCAACAAGCCGGTCGTCGGCCGGAACGCCTTCCAGCATGAATCCGGCATCCATCAGGACGGCTTGCTCAAGGACCGCAGCACGTACGAGATTATGGACCCGGAGCGGCTGGGCATCCCGCGCAGCATGATTATCCTCGGCAAGCATTCCGGCAGGCATGCGCTGAAGGACCGCGCGGCGAAGTATGGCATTGCCCTGGATCCGGCGGAGCTGGACGCGCTCTACGAATCCTTCAAGGAAACCGCTGACCGCCAGAAGGCTGTCAGCGATGATGAGCTGCTGCGGATGGTCAGCAGCACCACCGGGCAGCAGGCGCAGGTCTATGCGCTCGGCGAGGTGCAGGTCCTGGCAGGCAGCGCTCCGCGCCGCGTAGCCGCCGTAACGGTGCGCCATCTGCAGAGCGGCGCAGAAACCACGCACACCAGCACCGGAGACGGGCCGCTGGAAGCGATCATTGCCGCGATCGGGCAAGGGATTGCTGAGGATATTCGCTTTGACGGGCTGGAGCTGCACTCTCTCGGCAGCGGCGGAGATGCCCAGGCTGAAGCTGCCGTCATGGTGGAATGGAAGGACGCCAAATTCCGCGGCACGGCCATCCATCACGATATCGTGATGGCAGCGGGAATCGCTTATATAGCCGCCTGTAATGCAGCGCTGCTGTCGGAATCGGCTGCGGATTCTCCGGACACAGCGGTGAACGGCTAA
- a CDS encoding PTS galactitol transporter subunit IIC, with protein sequence MQGMVDALRSFLDLGPTVILPVAIFILGLVFGQKPGKAFRSGLTIGVGFIGISLVVDLLVNNLGPAANGMVERFGVQLNVIDVGWPGSASISWASPIAAFIIPLGLLVNVIMLVTKTTKTMNVDIWNFWHFTFTGACVYALTQSIVLGLIAAVIFQIVVLKIADWTAPMLEDYFDLPGISVPTGSTVSYAILGIPLVKLVQKIPGINRLHADPDSIQKRFGVFGEPIFMGLVLGIGLGALAGYNVGEVIKVGMSMGGVMFLMPRMVKILMEGLMPVSESAREFLRRKFGAENVYIGLDAAVAIGHPSVIATALILVPITVALAVFLPGNKVLPFVDLATIPFIVAFIVGAAKGNIIHSVIVGTIVIGLSLYMATDLAPLHTQMAVDAHFNMPEGTAQISSIDQGGNLINYVIYKAFALFN encoded by the coding sequence ATGCAAGGTATGGTTGACGCATTACGTTCATTTCTGGATCTCGGTCCAACGGTTATTCTTCCGGTCGCGATCTTCATTCTCGGCCTGGTCTTCGGGCAGAAGCCGGGCAAGGCCTTCCGTTCCGGTCTTACCATCGGCGTGGGCTTCATCGGGATCTCGCTGGTGGTTGATCTGCTGGTCAACAACCTCGGGCCTGCCGCGAACGGCATGGTGGAGCGCTTCGGTGTCCAGCTTAACGTCATCGACGTAGGCTGGCCGGGTTCGGCTTCGATCTCCTGGGCCTCGCCCATTGCGGCCTTCATTATCCCGCTGGGCCTTCTGGTCAACGTAATCATGCTGGTGACCAAAACCACCAAGACAATGAACGTAGACATCTGGAACTTCTGGCATTTTACCTTTACCGGAGCTTGTGTTTACGCGCTGACCCAGAGCATCGTGCTTGGCCTGATTGCTGCCGTGATCTTCCAGATTGTTGTCCTTAAGATTGCCGACTGGACGGCTCCTATGCTGGAGGATTACTTCGATCTCCCCGGGATTTCCGTCCCTACAGGTAGCACCGTGTCCTATGCCATTCTGGGGATTCCGCTGGTGAAGCTGGTGCAGAAGATTCCGGGAATTAACAGGCTGCACGCCGACCCGGACAGTATTCAGAAACGTTTCGGGGTCTTCGGTGAGCCGATTTTTATGGGACTTGTTCTGGGGATCGGGCTGGGGGCGCTCGCCGGTTACAATGTTGGTGAGGTCATCAAAGTCGGGATGTCGATGGGTGGGGTCATGTTCCTGATGCCGCGTATGGTCAAAATCCTGATGGAAGGCCTGATGCCGGTATCTGAATCGGCCAGAGAATTCCTGAGACGCAAGTTCGGCGCTGAGAATGTCTACATCGGTCTGGATGCTGCGGTAGCGATCGGCCATCCGTCTGTTATTGCCACAGCGCTGATTCTCGTTCCGATTACCGTCGCACTTGCCGTATTCCTGCCGGGCAACAAAGTCCTGCCGTTCGTCGATCTGGCGACCATTCCGTTCATTGTGGCGTTTATCGTCGGTGCGGCAAAAGGAAACATCATTCATTCGGTTATCGTCGGAACCATCGTCATCGGCCTGTCCCTGTATATGGCGACTGACCTTGCACCGCTGCACACACAGATGGCTGTGGATGCCCACTTCAATATGCCGGAAGGAACCGCGCAGATCTCCAGTATCGACCAGGGCGGGAACCTGATCAACTATGTGATCTATAAAGCCTTTGCCTTATTCAATTAA
- the rimI gene encoding ribosomal protein S18-alanine N-acetyltransferase, with protein sequence MTVSEPGRDQGTELVFRLMRLEDIPEILVIEREAFTMPWTEEAFRNELGHNHFAKYMVMELEGHIIGYAGMWAIVDEAHVTNIALLEAYRGRKWGDRLLDELMKTAAYLGMKSITLEVRVSNEVAQNLYRKKGFRPAGTRKGYYSDNREDALIMWADLPEYGEQGLTEGSVDLK encoded by the coding sequence ATGACGGTATCGGAACCAGGAAGAGATCAGGGGACTGAGCTTGTTTTTCGCCTGATGCGGCTTGAGGATATCCCGGAGATTCTTGTGATTGAACGTGAAGCCTTCACCATGCCCTGGACGGAGGAAGCCTTCCGCAACGAGCTGGGCCATAATCATTTTGCTAAATATATGGTAATGGAGTTGGAGGGTCATATTATCGGCTATGCCGGGATGTGGGCGATAGTGGATGAGGCGCATGTGACGAATATCGCGCTGCTGGAGGCCTACCGGGGACGCAAATGGGGGGACCGGCTGCTGGACGAGCTGATGAAGACGGCGGCTTACCTCGGCATGAAATCCATAACACTTGAAGTGCGGGTCTCGAATGAGGTGGCCCAGAATTTATACCGCAAAAAAGGCTTCCGTCCTGCCGGCACCCGCAAGGGCTACTATTCAGACAACCGTGAGGATGCGCTCATCATGTGGGCGGATCTGCCGGAGTACGGGGAGCAAGGATTGACGGAAGGAAGCGTGGACTTGAAATGA
- the tsaB gene encoding tRNA (adenosine(37)-N6)-threonylcarbamoyltransferase complex dimerization subunit type 1 TsaB, whose translation MTNLNNEPRKRFLALDTSTAVLGVAVTWNGELLHEINASGERNHSVHLLPIIEQALQASATAADMIGGIAVGVGPGSYTGTRIAVTAAKTLAWAWNVPVTGVSSLHALAWGGYHAATVQQEAGQADVPTSDGAAGPDWIIPLIDARRGQAYTALFAADGDNPPQRLAPDAIRLMADWVQELGERLKAAAAEGMIPGKLWFTGDTALHGSAASLAPLAGAGSVQALPYELEGRWTGFLAEAGIYEQSADVHVLIPNYTQLTEAEANLRRSSEGSLNKG comes from the coding sequence ATGACGAATCTGAATAATGAGCCGCGCAAGCGGTTTTTGGCGCTGGATACATCAACGGCAGTACTGGGGGTGGCGGTTACCTGGAACGGGGAGCTGCTGCATGAGATCAATGCTTCCGGCGAACGGAATCATTCGGTACATCTGCTGCCGATCATTGAGCAGGCGCTGCAGGCCTCGGCTACTGCCGCAGACATGATCGGCGGGATTGCAGTGGGTGTCGGTCCCGGATCGTACACCGGGACACGGATTGCCGTAACCGCGGCCAAAACACTGGCCTGGGCCTGGAACGTACCGGTCACCGGCGTGTCCAGCCTGCATGCGCTGGCGTGGGGCGGATATCATGCCGCGACTGTTCAGCAGGAGGCCGGACAGGCTGATGTGCCGACCTCGGACGGGGCTGCAGGCCCGGACTGGATCATCCCGCTGATTGACGCGCGCCGCGGACAAGCTTATACTGCGCTATTCGCTGCGGACGGGGACAACCCTCCACAGCGGCTTGCGCCTGATGCCATCCGCCTGATGGCAGACTGGGTGCAGGAGCTCGGAGAGCGGCTGAAGGCCGCTGCAGCCGAAGGTATGATACCGGGTAAGCTATGGTTCACCGGAGACACGGCACTGCACGGAAGTGCAGCATCGCTGGCTCCGCTTGCCGGAGCGGGCAGTGTTCAGGCGCTGCCTTACGAACTCGAAGGCCGCTGGACCGGATTCTTGGCCGAAGCGGGCATCTATGAGCAAAGCGCAGATGTTCACGTATTGATTCCCAATTATACGCAGCTTACCGAAGCGGAGGCTAATCTTCGCCGGAGCAGTGAAGGGAGCCTGAATAAAGGATGA
- the rpe gene encoding ribulose-phosphate 3-epimerase produces MIKLAPSILAADFSALGSEIQAIDSSGADLVHIDVMDGQFVPNLTLGPDIIRAIRPYTRLCFDVHLMIAEPQRYISNFAAAGADILTVQAEACTHLHRTVQEIKAAGLKAGVALNPATPLSVLDHILEDIDLVLLMSVNPGFGGQSFIPSVMGKIKALRRTLDTLDRRIDLEVDGGIKLSNAREVVEAGADVIVAGSALFKTGGLRDNVERFRSETGSYAAPVQE; encoded by the coding sequence ATGATTAAGCTGGCTCCCTCCATTCTGGCCGCTGATTTCTCCGCGCTTGGAAGTGAGATTCAGGCGATTGACAGCTCCGGCGCGGATCTGGTTCATATTGATGTCATGGATGGGCAATTTGTACCGAATCTAACATTGGGTCCCGATATTATCAGGGCGATCCGCCCCTATACCAGACTGTGTTTCGATGTACATCTGATGATTGCCGAGCCGCAGCGCTATATCAGTAACTTCGCTGCGGCTGGCGCGGATATTCTCACAGTGCAGGCAGAAGCCTGTACCCATCTGCACCGCACCGTGCAGGAGATTAAGGCGGCAGGCCTGAAGGCCGGAGTGGCGCTTAATCCGGCGACGCCGCTAAGTGTGCTTGACCATATTCTGGAGGATATCGACCTGGTGCTGCTGATGAGCGTTAATCCCGGTTTCGGCGGACAGAGCTTCATTCCTTCAGTGATGGGCAAAATCAAAGCTCTGCGCCGGACACTGGATACCCTTGACCGCCGGATTGATCTTGAGGTGGACGGCGGCATCAAACTGTCCAATGCCAGGGAGGTTGTTGAAGCCGGTGCCGATGTAATCGTGGCCGGTTCCGCACTGTTTAAGACCGGCGGGCTGCGGGATAACGTGGAACGCTTCCGCAGCGAGACGGGGAGCTATGCTGCCCCTGTCCAGGAGTAA
- the tsaD gene encoding tRNA (adenosine(37)-N6)-threonylcarbamoyltransferase complex transferase subunit TsaD, with product MKTETGALKPVYILAIETSCDETSVAVVKDGCEVLSNIISSQIETHRAFGGVVPEVASRKHVEVITLVIEEALSVAAISPQDLTAVAVTQGPGLVGALLVGVVAAKSLALAWGKPLIGTHHIAGHIYANRLVKELQYPNMTLVVSGGHTELVLMEREGEFQIIGRTRDDAVGEAYDKVARALGFPYPGGPHVDRLAREAEEAFPLPRVWLEPGSYDFSLSGLKSAVLNAVNQSKMKGLEPDVAGIARGFQESVVEVLVEKAVRAVREFSAGQLLLCGGVAANKGLREALTLRCAAEGIELIIPPPVYCTDNAAMIGAAAYVKWKHEGGIPLDMVADPGFSLEKWSVSAY from the coding sequence ATGAAGACAGAAACGGGCGCGCTTAAGCCTGTATATATACTTGCCATTGAAACGAGCTGTGACGAAACTTCAGTAGCTGTAGTCAAAGACGGCTGTGAAGTGTTATCCAATATTATCTCCAGCCAGATTGAGACCCACCGGGCATTCGGCGGCGTGGTGCCAGAAGTGGCCTCCCGCAAGCATGTAGAGGTGATTACGCTGGTCATTGAGGAAGCTTTGAGCGTGGCGGCAATCTCGCCGCAGGACCTGACGGCAGTCGCGGTCACCCAGGGGCCGGGGCTTGTCGGGGCGCTGCTGGTCGGTGTCGTGGCGGCCAAAAGCCTGGCGCTGGCCTGGGGCAAGCCGCTCATCGGCACCCATCATATTGCCGGTCATATCTATGCCAACCGGCTGGTCAAGGAACTGCAGTATCCCAATATGACGCTGGTGGTATCCGGCGGTCATACAGAGCTGGTTCTGATGGAGCGGGAAGGTGAATTCCAGATCATCGGCCGTACCCGGGACGATGCTGTAGGGGAAGCCTATGACAAAGTGGCACGGGCGCTGGGCTTTCCTTATCCCGGCGGTCCCCATGTAGACCGGCTGGCGCGTGAAGCGGAGGAAGCCTTTCCCCTGCCGCGTGTGTGGCTGGAGCCGGGCTCGTATGATTTCAGCCTCAGCGGCCTGAAGTCCGCTGTACTCAATGCGGTTAACCAGAGCAAGATGAAGGGGCTGGAGCCGGATGTGGCCGGAATCGCCCGCGGCTTCCAGGAATCCGTCGTTGAGGTGCTGGTTGAGAAGGCTGTGCGTGCCGTCCGTGAGTTCAGCGCGGGGCAGCTTTTGCTCTGCGGAGGAGTGGCTGCGAACAAGGGCCTCCGTGAAGCTTTGACCTTGAGATGCGCCGCAGAAGGGATCGAGCTAATCATCCCGCCGCCGGTCTATTGCACCGATAACGCAGCGATGATCGGGGCCGCTGCTTATGTCAAATGGAAGCATGAAGGTGGGATTCCGCTGGATATGGTCGCCGATCCCGGCTTCTCGCTGGAGAAATGGTCTGTATCTGCCTATTGA
- a CDS encoding zinc-binding dehydrogenase, translating into MKALVKKEAGYGHLEVMDVEEPHMGPDQVKIEVKYAGVCGTDLHTFEGRYKVKAPVTLGHEFSGEVVAVGDNVTHIQVGDRVTSETTFYICGTCEYCKSGHYNLCGSRKGLGTQQNGGFAKYVIARKESVHQLPPNVDYLSAALTEPLACAHHAVSKAAVKRGEVVVVLGPGPIGLLTAQIAKSCGATVIITGLDKDSIRLDKALELGIDHVVNIQTENVKELVNSLTEGYGADVVLECTGAVPAVAMGLDLLTKKGRYVQVGIFGTPEIPVDFEKIIQKEIKVIGCRSQNPFDWGPSLQLMNDHRVNTEALVTHQLDLSEWEQAFKLMKNGEAIKVVLTPLQ; encoded by the coding sequence ATGAAAGCCTTAGTGAAGAAAGAAGCCGGATATGGACACCTGGAGGTTATGGATGTCGAGGAACCGCATATGGGGCCCGACCAGGTGAAAATTGAAGTTAAATATGCCGGAGTGTGCGGGACGGACCTGCATACTTTTGAGGGCAGATACAAGGTGAAGGCGCCTGTCACACTGGGCCACGAATTCTCTGGCGAAGTGGTGGCTGTAGGTGACAATGTAACTCATATACAGGTCGGGGACCGGGTAACGTCGGAGACGACTTTTTATATCTGCGGCACCTGCGAGTACTGCAAATCCGGACACTACAACTTATGCGGTTCACGCAAAGGACTGGGTACCCAGCAGAATGGCGGATTCGCCAAATATGTCATTGCCCGCAAGGAAAGTGTGCATCAGCTGCCGCCCAATGTGGATTACCTGTCTGCCGCATTGACGGAGCCGCTGGCCTGTGCGCATCATGCTGTATCCAAGGCGGCAGTTAAAAGGGGGGAAGTGGTGGTTGTGCTCGGTCCGGGTCCAATCGGTCTGCTGACGGCCCAGATTGCCAAGAGCTGCGGGGCGACAGTAATCATCACAGGACTGGATAAGGATAGCATCCGGCTGGATAAAGCACTGGAGCTGGGGATCGATCATGTGGTTAATATTCAGACGGAGAATGTGAAGGAACTGGTGAACAGCCTTACCGAGGGCTATGGGGCAGACGTGGTACTGGAATGTACAGGTGCAGTTCCGGCGGTGGCGATGGGGCTGGATTTATTGACTAAGAAGGGCCGCTATGTTCAGGTCGGCATCTTCGGTACACCGGAAATCCCTGTGGATTTCGAGAAGATTATTCAAAAAGAAATTAAGGTGATCGGCTGCCGCAGCCAGAATCCGTTCGACTGGGGGCCTTCCCTGCAGCTGATGAATGATCACCGGGTGAATACCGAGGCGCTGGTTACCCACCAGCTCGATCTCTCCGAGTGGGAGCAGGCCTTCAAGCTGATGAAGAACGGGGAAGCGATCAAGGTCGTACTGACTCCGCTGCAATAA